A part of Miscanthus floridulus cultivar M001 chromosome 6, ASM1932011v1, whole genome shotgun sequence genomic DNA contains:
- the LOC136457459 gene encoding uncharacterized protein isoform X3 — translation MQREMVHGQGSGSNHHHHQLPMFGNGAGAGAATGVVRASKKSKLKKIPQRGLGVAQLEKLRIEEQKKMEGAATAMSVPAAAHLGGAGGGLGHLLPMHPPPAPPLSLSALPRPGADGGGVHCGYPPMLWDPSAADPMKHPYKRLCPQPPLPTWHGQVSTGLSLTPSSSHPTEPPSNQMYSSSSVSRSSAAPPAPADEDREAAGVDPSWPFMFEGLNTTAFRTTMGKAPFAARTTREAAVGLPDICPDLSRYEFRATNYFSSNGSYSDWSSEFGHCKSSKENEAAYLTLNAQPTPRMKQQPPALPSIHHLPEFGDMQSQHGSASASSSSSSSSRPFYSFMPVGPVRCERPLSEMKADASDGVDLELKL, via the exons ATGCAACGAGAGATGGTGCATGGGCAGGGCAGCGGcagcaaccaccaccaccaccagcttcCGATGTTCGgcaacggcgccggcgccggcgcggccaCCGGCGTGGTGCGGGCGTCGAAGAagagcaagctcaagaagatcccgcagcgcggcctcggcgtgGCGCAGCTCGAGAAGCTCCGGATCGAGGAGCAGAAGAAGatggagggagccgccaccgccATGTCGGTGCCGGCGGCCGCGCACCTCGGCGGCGCAGGCGGCGGGCTCGGCCACCTCCTCCCGATGCACCCTCCTCCGGCGCCGCCGCTCTCTCTCAGCGCCCTGCCGAGGCCcggcgcggacggcggcggcgtgcACTGCGGCTACCCGCCGATGCTCTGGGACCCGTCGGCGGCGGACCCCATGAAGCATCCGTACAAGAGGCTGTGCCCGCAGCCTCCACTTCCAACG TGGCATGGGCAGGTGAGCACGGGCTTGTCGCTGACGCCGTCGTCGAGCCACCCAACGGAGCCCCCTTCAAACCAAAtgtacagcagcagcagcgttaGCAGGAGCAGTgcggcgccgccggcgccggccgaCGAGGACAGG GAGGCGGCCGGCGTGGATCCATCCTGGCCCTTCATGTTCGAGGGCTTGAACACGACCGCCTTCCGGACGACGATGGGCAAAGCGCCTTTCGCCGCCAGGACGACGAGAGAGGCCGCCGTCGGCTTGCCTGATATCTGTCCTGACCTGAGCAGATACGAGTTCAGAGCCACAAACTATTTCAG CTCGAATGGGAGTTATTCAGACTGGTCATCAGAGTTTGGCCACTGCAAGAGCAGCAAGGAGAACGAGGCTGCCTACCTTACCCTGAACGCACAGCCCACGCCACGCATGAAGCAGCAGCCTCCTGCGCTCCCCTCGATCCACCACCTCCCGGAGTTCGGCGACATGCAGTCACAG CATGGGAGCGCTTcagcgtcgtcatcgtcgtcgtcgtcgtcgcggccGTTCTACAGCTTCATGCCAGTTGGCCCAGTTCGCTGCGAGAGACCGCTGAGCGAGATGAAGGCCGACGCCTCTGACGGCGTCGACCTGGAGCTGAAGCTGTGA
- the LOC136457459 gene encoding uncharacterized protein isoform X4, translating into MQREMVHGQGSGSNHHHHQLPMFGNGAGAGAATGVVRASKKSKLKKIPQRGLGVAQLEKLRIEEQKKMEGAATAMSVPAAAHLGGAGGGLGHLLPMHPPPAPPLSLSALPRPGADGGGVHCGYPPMLWDPSAADPMKHPYKRLCPQPPLPTVSTGLSLTPSSSHPTEPPSNQMYSSSSVSRSSAAPPAPADEDREAAGVDPSWPFMFEGLNTTAFRTTMGKAPFAARTTREAAVGLPDICPDLSRYEFRATNYFSSNGSYSDWSSEFGHCKSSKENEAAYLTLNAQPTPRMKQQPPALPSIHHLPEFGDMQSQHGSASASSSSSSSSRPFYSFMPVGPVRCERPLSEMKADASDGVDLELKL; encoded by the exons ATGCAACGAGAGATGGTGCATGGGCAGGGCAGCGGcagcaaccaccaccaccaccagcttcCGATGTTCGgcaacggcgccggcgccggcgcggccaCCGGCGTGGTGCGGGCGTCGAAGAagagcaagctcaagaagatcccgcagcgcggcctcggcgtgGCGCAGCTCGAGAAGCTCCGGATCGAGGAGCAGAAGAAGatggagggagccgccaccgccATGTCGGTGCCGGCGGCCGCGCACCTCGGCGGCGCAGGCGGCGGGCTCGGCCACCTCCTCCCGATGCACCCTCCTCCGGCGCCGCCGCTCTCTCTCAGCGCCCTGCCGAGGCCcggcgcggacggcggcggcgtgcACTGCGGCTACCCGCCGATGCTCTGGGACCCGTCGGCGGCGGACCCCATGAAGCATCCGTACAAGAGGCTGTGCCCGCAGCCTCCACTTCCAACG GTGAGCACGGGCTTGTCGCTGACGCCGTCGTCGAGCCACCCAACGGAGCCCCCTTCAAACCAAAtgtacagcagcagcagcgttaGCAGGAGCAGTgcggcgccgccggcgccggccgaCGAGGACAGG GAGGCGGCCGGCGTGGATCCATCCTGGCCCTTCATGTTCGAGGGCTTGAACACGACCGCCTTCCGGACGACGATGGGCAAAGCGCCTTTCGCCGCCAGGACGACGAGAGAGGCCGCCGTCGGCTTGCCTGATATCTGTCCTGACCTGAGCAGATACGAGTTCAGAGCCACAAACTATTTCAG CTCGAATGGGAGTTATTCAGACTGGTCATCAGAGTTTGGCCACTGCAAGAGCAGCAAGGAGAACGAGGCTGCCTACCTTACCCTGAACGCACAGCCCACGCCACGCATGAAGCAGCAGCCTCCTGCGCTCCCCTCGATCCACCACCTCCCGGAGTTCGGCGACATGCAGTCACAG CATGGGAGCGCTTcagcgtcgtcatcgtcgtcgtcgtcgtcgcggccGTTCTACAGCTTCATGCCAGTTGGCCCAGTTCGCTGCGAGAGACCGCTGAGCGAGATGAAGGCCGACGCCTCTGACGGCGTCGACCTGGAGCTGAAGCTGTGA
- the LOC136457459 gene encoding uncharacterized protein isoform X2, giving the protein MQREMVHGQGSGSNHHHHQLPMFGNGAGAGAATGVVRASKKSKLKKIPQRGLGVAQLEKLRIEEQKKMEGAATAMSVPAAAHLGGAGGGLGHLLPMHPPPAPPLSLSALPRPGADGGGVHCGYPPMLWDPSAADPMKHPYKRLCPQPPLPTVSTGLSLTPSSSHPTEPPSNQMYSSSSVSRSSAAPPAPADEDRVHAVVEEAAGVDPSWPFMFEGLNTTAFRTTMGKAPFAARTTREAAVGLPDICPDLSRYEFRATNYFSSNGSYSDWSSEFGHCKSSKENEAAYLTLNAQPTPRMKQQPPALPSIHHLPEFGDMQSQHGSASASSSSSSSSRPFYSFMPVGPVRCERPLSEMKADASDGVDLELKL; this is encoded by the exons ATGCAACGAGAGATGGTGCATGGGCAGGGCAGCGGcagcaaccaccaccaccaccagcttcCGATGTTCGgcaacggcgccggcgccggcgcggccaCCGGCGTGGTGCGGGCGTCGAAGAagagcaagctcaagaagatcccgcagcgcggcctcggcgtgGCGCAGCTCGAGAAGCTCCGGATCGAGGAGCAGAAGAAGatggagggagccgccaccgccATGTCGGTGCCGGCGGCCGCGCACCTCGGCGGCGCAGGCGGCGGGCTCGGCCACCTCCTCCCGATGCACCCTCCTCCGGCGCCGCCGCTCTCTCTCAGCGCCCTGCCGAGGCCcggcgcggacggcggcggcgtgcACTGCGGCTACCCGCCGATGCTCTGGGACCCGTCGGCGGCGGACCCCATGAAGCATCCGTACAAGAGGCTGTGCCCGCAGCCTCCACTTCCAACG GTGAGCACGGGCTTGTCGCTGACGCCGTCGTCGAGCCACCCAACGGAGCCCCCTTCAAACCAAAtgtacagcagcagcagcgttaGCAGGAGCAGTgcggcgccgccggcgccggccgaCGAGGACAGGGTACACGCTGTCGTTGAG GAGGCGGCCGGCGTGGATCCATCCTGGCCCTTCATGTTCGAGGGCTTGAACACGACCGCCTTCCGGACGACGATGGGCAAAGCGCCTTTCGCCGCCAGGACGACGAGAGAGGCCGCCGTCGGCTTGCCTGATATCTGTCCTGACCTGAGCAGATACGAGTTCAGAGCCACAAACTATTTCAG CTCGAATGGGAGTTATTCAGACTGGTCATCAGAGTTTGGCCACTGCAAGAGCAGCAAGGAGAACGAGGCTGCCTACCTTACCCTGAACGCACAGCCCACGCCACGCATGAAGCAGCAGCCTCCTGCGCTCCCCTCGATCCACCACCTCCCGGAGTTCGGCGACATGCAGTCACAG CATGGGAGCGCTTcagcgtcgtcatcgtcgtcgtcgtcgtcgcggccGTTCTACAGCTTCATGCCAGTTGGCCCAGTTCGCTGCGAGAGACCGCTGAGCGAGATGAAGGCCGACGCCTCTGACGGCGTCGACCTGGAGCTGAAGCTGTGA
- the LOC136457459 gene encoding uncharacterized protein isoform X1: MQREMVHGQGSGSNHHHHQLPMFGNGAGAGAATGVVRASKKSKLKKIPQRGLGVAQLEKLRIEEQKKMEGAATAMSVPAAAHLGGAGGGLGHLLPMHPPPAPPLSLSALPRPGADGGGVHCGYPPMLWDPSAADPMKHPYKRLCPQPPLPTWHGQVSTGLSLTPSSSHPTEPPSNQMYSSSSVSRSSAAPPAPADEDRVHAVVEEAAGVDPSWPFMFEGLNTTAFRTTMGKAPFAARTTREAAVGLPDICPDLSRYEFRATNYFSSNGSYSDWSSEFGHCKSSKENEAAYLTLNAQPTPRMKQQPPALPSIHHLPEFGDMQSQHGSASASSSSSSSSRPFYSFMPVGPVRCERPLSEMKADASDGVDLELKL, encoded by the exons ATGCAACGAGAGATGGTGCATGGGCAGGGCAGCGGcagcaaccaccaccaccaccagcttcCGATGTTCGgcaacggcgccggcgccggcgcggccaCCGGCGTGGTGCGGGCGTCGAAGAagagcaagctcaagaagatcccgcagcgcggcctcggcgtgGCGCAGCTCGAGAAGCTCCGGATCGAGGAGCAGAAGAAGatggagggagccgccaccgccATGTCGGTGCCGGCGGCCGCGCACCTCGGCGGCGCAGGCGGCGGGCTCGGCCACCTCCTCCCGATGCACCCTCCTCCGGCGCCGCCGCTCTCTCTCAGCGCCCTGCCGAGGCCcggcgcggacggcggcggcgtgcACTGCGGCTACCCGCCGATGCTCTGGGACCCGTCGGCGGCGGACCCCATGAAGCATCCGTACAAGAGGCTGTGCCCGCAGCCTCCACTTCCAACG TGGCATGGGCAGGTGAGCACGGGCTTGTCGCTGACGCCGTCGTCGAGCCACCCAACGGAGCCCCCTTCAAACCAAAtgtacagcagcagcagcgttaGCAGGAGCAGTgcggcgccgccggcgccggccgaCGAGGACAGGGTACACGCTGTCGTTGAG GAGGCGGCCGGCGTGGATCCATCCTGGCCCTTCATGTTCGAGGGCTTGAACACGACCGCCTTCCGGACGACGATGGGCAAAGCGCCTTTCGCCGCCAGGACGACGAGAGAGGCCGCCGTCGGCTTGCCTGATATCTGTCCTGACCTGAGCAGATACGAGTTCAGAGCCACAAACTATTTCAG CTCGAATGGGAGTTATTCAGACTGGTCATCAGAGTTTGGCCACTGCAAGAGCAGCAAGGAGAACGAGGCTGCCTACCTTACCCTGAACGCACAGCCCACGCCACGCATGAAGCAGCAGCCTCCTGCGCTCCCCTCGATCCACCACCTCCCGGAGTTCGGCGACATGCAGTCACAG CATGGGAGCGCTTcagcgtcgtcatcgtcgtcgtcgtcgtcgcggccGTTCTACAGCTTCATGCCAGTTGGCCCAGTTCGCTGCGAGAGACCGCTGAGCGAGATGAAGGCCGACGCCTCTGACGGCGTCGACCTGGAGCTGAAGCTGTGA